In Fodinicola acaciae, the following proteins share a genomic window:
- a CDS encoding branched-chain amino acid ABC transporter permease translates to MGTLVLSGTVAGLIYGLVACAIVFVYRASRVVNLAQGDIGMVAAFVFLSLSVHGDVPYPLGVAAALACGGLLGWLINRLVISSLGERDQGTGLVVTLALASILQLVALQIWGGSAYHFPPWIGGWAGVTIGGLTLRGPEVLALGVSLLFVVAGSVLYQRSRLGLQLRAVSESRQAAATLGVPVKRISGYAWLLGGMMSAAAALLIAPLTRFDPHFMFAVMTSALVAALLAGFSSFPVAMGAAVLIGILRSVVGFQFGIAGIDQALLLVFAVAVLLVKPPAALRTVK, encoded by the coding sequence ATGGGCACCCTGGTTCTGAGTGGCACCGTCGCTGGCCTCATCTACGGTCTCGTCGCCTGCGCGATCGTGTTCGTCTACCGCGCGAGCCGAGTCGTCAACCTGGCCCAGGGCGACATCGGCATGGTGGCCGCGTTCGTCTTTCTCTCCCTGAGCGTTCACGGTGACGTGCCCTATCCGCTGGGCGTGGCGGCGGCGCTGGCCTGCGGTGGCCTGTTGGGGTGGCTGATCAACCGCCTTGTGATCAGCTCCCTCGGGGAGCGTGACCAGGGCACCGGGCTCGTCGTGACACTCGCGTTGGCGTCGATCCTGCAACTAGTCGCGCTCCAGATCTGGGGCGGCTCCGCGTATCACTTCCCGCCATGGATCGGCGGCTGGGCCGGGGTGACGATCGGTGGCCTCACCCTGCGCGGACCCGAAGTGCTCGCGCTCGGTGTGAGTCTGCTCTTCGTAGTCGCCGGGTCAGTGCTCTACCAGCGGTCTCGCCTGGGACTCCAACTCCGCGCGGTGTCCGAGAGCCGCCAGGCCGCGGCCACTCTCGGGGTGCCCGTCAAGCGCATCAGCGGCTATGCCTGGCTACTCGGCGGCATGATGAGCGCGGCGGCCGCACTGCTGATCGCGCCGCTCACCCGTTTTGATCCCCACTTCATGTTCGCCGTCATGACCAGTGCCCTGGTGGCCGCGCTACTCGCCGGATTCAGTTCCTTTCCGGTGGCCATGGGTGCCGCCGTACTGATCGGCATTCTCAGAAGCGTCGTCGGCTTCCAGTTCGGTATCGCCGGGATCGACCAGGCGCTCCTGCTTGTCTTCGCGGTCGCGGTACTGCTCGTCAAACCCCCCGCCGCGCTCAGGACGGTGAAATGA
- a CDS encoding SDR family NAD(P)-dependent oxidoreductase, translated as MRLQDKVAVITGGTGGLGREIAERYLTEGARVNCASRHDCNVKQLIDDFPDRAKFHPVDVRNQESVAELMKFVADAFGGIDILLTTASIGHDARIERFDPARWDEVISTHLTGTFLCVREAIPYLQRSSSGRIITMSSVFGSRPTIGAVGYCAAKAGIEMLTRVGAIELGREGILVNCIAPGFISTGMGYAVEANAKVWPIYRRKMVRGRTGHEAEIADAAVFLAGPESTYINGHVLEVSGGLSWA; from the coding sequence GTGCGATTGCAGGACAAAGTAGCGGTCATCACAGGAGGAACGGGCGGACTGGGAAGAGAGATTGCAGAACGTTACCTCACCGAAGGAGCCCGGGTGAACTGTGCATCCCGGCACGACTGTAACGTCAAGCAATTAATCGACGACTTTCCGGATCGCGCCAAGTTCCACCCGGTCGACGTCAGAAACCAGGAGTCGGTCGCAGAACTCATGAAGTTCGTCGCTGACGCATTCGGCGGAATCGACATCCTCCTGACGACTGCAAGCATCGGTCACGACGCCCGGATCGAGCGGTTCGATCCCGCGCGATGGGATGAGGTGATCTCCACTCACCTCACCGGAACCTTCCTGTGCGTTCGCGAAGCCATCCCCTACTTGCAACGATCCTCGTCCGGACGGATCATCACCATGTCCTCGGTGTTCGGTTCACGGCCCACGATCGGGGCCGTAGGGTACTGCGCGGCCAAGGCTGGAATCGAGATGCTGACGCGCGTCGGTGCGATAGAACTCGGCCGCGAGGGCATTCTGGTGAACTGTATAGCTCCCGGCTTCATCAGCACCGGAATGGGATACGCCGTCGAGGCCAACGCCAAAGTATGGCCAATATATCGCCGGAAGATGGTGCGTGGCCGAACAGGCCACGAAGCAGAAATCGCCGACGCTGCCGTATTTCTTGCCGGCCCGGAAAGCACCTACATCAATGGACATGTACTCGAGGTCAGCGGAGGACTGTCATGGGCTTAG
- a CDS encoding extracellular catalytic domain type 1 short-chain-length polyhydroxyalkanoate depolymerase, translating to MYTTKRLNVERPKSFLVAFLGVLLLIAGFISATVAASAAEAATLRQVLAFGSNPGNLRMYIYIPDAAPANMPLVVALHGCTQAASSYDDASGWTKMADTYKFALVFPEQQIANNPLACFNWFKPGDTTRDSGETLSIKQMVDRAKGESSIDTKRVYVTGVSAGGFMTSNLLAAYPDVFAGGGIVAGGPAGCASDSVSALLCMNPGIIKSPQQWGDLARGMYPSWRGPWPKVSIWHGGADRTVNVMNLTESMDQWTNVHGADQMPNVQDTVRGYPHRVYYDSSGEPVVETYNLTGQPHGQPIDPGSGTEQCGVAGGAGMTDMNICAAYYLARFFGLAG from the coding sequence GTGTACACGACGAAAAGATTGAACGTAGAGCGCCCGAAAAGTTTCCTTGTCGCTTTCCTGGGCGTATTGTTGCTTATCGCTGGGTTTATCTCGGCCACGGTAGCGGCATCCGCCGCCGAGGCGGCGACGCTCCGCCAGGTTCTGGCCTTCGGCTCGAATCCCGGCAACCTGCGGATGTACATATACATCCCCGATGCCGCGCCGGCGAACATGCCGCTCGTCGTGGCCTTGCACGGCTGCACACAGGCCGCCTCCAGCTATGACGACGCAAGTGGCTGGACGAAGATGGCGGACACCTACAAGTTTGCGCTTGTGTTCCCGGAGCAGCAGATTGCGAACAACCCGCTGGCTTGCTTCAACTGGTTCAAGCCTGGGGACACCACACGCGACAGCGGGGAGACGTTGTCCATCAAGCAGATGGTCGACCGCGCGAAGGGCGAGTCCTCAATCGACACCAAGCGTGTCTATGTGACCGGGGTCTCCGCCGGCGGTTTCATGACGTCCAACCTGCTGGCCGCCTACCCGGACGTGTTCGCGGGCGGAGGGATCGTCGCGGGCGGGCCCGCTGGGTGCGCATCCGACTCCGTCTCCGCGTTGCTCTGCATGAACCCCGGCATCATCAAATCGCCTCAGCAGTGGGGAGATCTTGCTCGTGGCATGTATCCGTCCTGGCGCGGCCCCTGGCCGAAGGTGTCCATCTGGCACGGTGGGGCCGATCGCACGGTCAACGTCATGAATCTGACCGAGAGTATGGACCAGTGGACCAATGTCCACGGTGCGGACCAGATGCCGAATGTGCAGGACACAGTCCGCGGCTACCCGCATCGGGTCTATTACGACTCATCCGGCGAGCCGGTCGTCGAGACGTACAACCTGACCGGGCAACCGCACGGCCAGCCAATCGATCCCGGAAGCGGTACCGAGCAGTGCGGGGTTGCCGGTGGCGCTGGGATGACCGACATGAATATCTGCGCCGCCTACTACCTGGCACGGTTCTTCGGCCTCGCGGGGTGA
- a CDS encoding alpha/beta fold hydrolase — MVKRLPTVVDDGPWPVSRATSNEEGVVGVTETRSPDQYMVPGADGAELAVADWPGSRGALVCVHGLTSHSRAFAGLATELREHRILAIDCRGRGQSSAKGPFGLTRHADDLAAAIDSRGVERATVVGHSMGSYIAGAFAARYPDRVERLVFVDGGYPQDVPAGVTPDQLLDASLALYLTKLRRSWTNLNEYVAFYEQTPVYSNGVDIYGRAHFGYDLIGKEPEMRARVSMEAVRDDWRELLDREAVGARLEAVTVPLLLIRAPGGLTGTGDEVVTDHVRDIITAKVPKTLVVDVPGTNHHTILLSVPGARAVARAIEEFTR; from the coding sequence GTGGTCAAGCGCTTGCCTACCGTCGTCGACGACGGCCCGTGGCCAGTTTCCCGGGCGACCTCCAATGAAGAAGGCGTTGTGGGCGTGACAGAAACTCGATCTCCCGACCAGTATATGGTGCCGGGTGCGGACGGTGCCGAACTCGCCGTCGCGGACTGGCCCGGCTCGCGAGGCGCGCTCGTGTGTGTACACGGGCTTACCTCGCATTCCCGTGCCTTCGCCGGACTCGCGACGGAACTGCGTGAACACCGGATCCTCGCGATCGACTGCCGTGGCCGTGGACAGTCCTCCGCCAAAGGACCGTTCGGTCTGACGCGTCATGCGGACGACCTCGCTGCCGCCATCGACAGCAGGGGTGTCGAACGGGCCACCGTGGTCGGCCACTCGATGGGCTCCTACATCGCCGGTGCCTTCGCCGCACGGTATCCCGACCGGGTCGAGCGACTCGTCTTCGTCGACGGTGGCTACCCCCAGGACGTGCCCGCCGGTGTCACCCCCGACCAACTGCTCGACGCCAGCCTCGCCCTCTATCTCACGAAGCTGCGCAGGTCTTGGACGAACCTGAACGAGTACGTGGCGTTTTACGAACAGACCCCGGTGTACTCGAACGGCGTCGACATATACGGGCGAGCGCACTTCGGCTACGACCTCATCGGCAAGGAGCCGGAGATGAGGGCACGGGTATCCATGGAAGCTGTTCGCGATGACTGGCGAGAACTGCTCGATAGGGAGGCGGTCGGCGCGCGACTGGAGGCCGTCACCGTTCCCCTGCTGCTCATTCGGGCACCCGGCGGACTGACCGGCACCGGTGACGAGGTGGTCACCGACCATGTGCGGGACATCATCACCGCGAAGGTGCCGAAGACGCTCGTCGTCGATGTTCCCGGCACTAACCACCACACGATCCTGCTGTCCGTCCCGGGTGCCCGCGCCGTCGCCCGCGCTATCGAGGAGTTCACACGATGA
- a CDS encoding ABC transporter substrate-binding protein: protein MLRRLAVALSASVALAACGANGSGTGVDAKHIVIGVHGPKSGPAAAFTEGAIAGFRLYIDQINAQGGIAGRTIEIVEADDQYTVSGGAAAARQLGDKVFLAYNIIGADPAIGALPEFERQGTPYLTVAAPLELAQESKVAFIFPTPLELLAEAVPSFTQTSLDPQGTKKVGLMWENQDLMREMRDHFTAVAKEAGLDIVVTESFDRDAASYVQNVKRVRDAGADLVVLLGGVAVPEVLKAAKTIGYAPTWTGAGAWTFDMMNAASGGLMEGVQALRAGPVADAPDYKDFLARLHKTRKPSPTDELGYSGWAGAKLIEQLLRRLGGDLTRQRLLDELKSGTSEANPIRIDSLPPIWYGPDRRYGSAAAMPSMVRGGHWVITGNPASRFK from the coding sequence GTGCTGCGCCGGCTGGCGGTCGCACTCAGCGCCTCGGTCGCCCTGGCGGCCTGCGGCGCGAACGGCTCCGGCACCGGCGTAGACGCCAAGCACATCGTCATCGGCGTTCACGGGCCGAAGTCGGGTCCGGCGGCAGCGTTCACCGAGGGGGCGATCGCGGGCTTCCGCCTCTACATCGACCAGATCAACGCCCAGGGCGGCATCGCGGGAAGAACGATCGAGATCGTCGAGGCGGACGATCAGTACACCGTCTCCGGAGGCGCTGCGGCCGCCCGCCAGTTGGGCGACAAGGTTTTCCTCGCCTACAACATCATCGGCGCCGACCCGGCGATCGGCGCGCTACCCGAGTTCGAGCGACAGGGCACTCCCTACCTGACCGTCGCCGCGCCGCTCGAACTCGCTCAGGAAAGCAAGGTGGCGTTCATCTTCCCAACGCCGCTTGAACTGCTGGCCGAAGCCGTTCCGTCGTTCACCCAGACCTCGCTGGATCCGCAGGGAACAAAGAAGGTCGGTCTGATGTGGGAGAACCAGGATCTGATGCGTGAGATGCGCGATCACTTCACCGCGGTGGCCAAGGAGGCGGGACTCGACATCGTCGTGACGGAGAGCTTTGACCGGGACGCCGCGTCGTACGTGCAGAACGTCAAACGGGTTCGCGACGCCGGAGCCGACCTCGTCGTCCTGCTCGGTGGCGTGGCGGTGCCGGAGGTGCTCAAAGCGGCCAAGACCATCGGCTACGCCCCGACGTGGACCGGTGCCGGGGCCTGGACCTTCGACATGATGAACGCGGCGTCCGGAGGCCTCATGGAGGGCGTCCAGGCGCTGCGTGCGGGCCCGGTTGCCGACGCACCGGACTACAAGGACTTCCTCGCCCGGCTGCACAAGACACGAAAGCCTTCGCCGACCGACGAACTCGGCTACTCGGGTTGGGCCGGGGCGAAGCTCATCGAGCAACTGCTGCGCCGCCTCGGCGGTGACTTGACCCGGCAACGGCTGCTCGATGAGCTCAAGTCGGGTACGTCCGAGGCCAACCCGATCCGGATCGATTCACTGCCGCCGATCTGGTACGGGCCTGACCGTCGGTACGGCAGCGCCGCCGCGATGCCCAGCATGGTCCGCGGCGGGCACTGGGTCATCACCGGTAACCCGGCCAGCCGGTTCAAGTGA
- a CDS encoding ABC transporter permease subunit, protein MIRTRRLRNVVTPVTIFALLLAACWLLAAQGNTYVVYLYGLGLVYATAALGLHLLVNDCGDISLAQGSQVALGAFVGAQLFPLVSGPLGAVLLLAGAVLAGALAGAIVSIPMLKLRGIAVAVVTLLLNAAIFHFVLRFPDFVGGSGGLRLRSADWLPRTDIDAVVLLTVLTVVVVLVVQALRRGRFGLGLRAIRANEKLARSAGVPVSWYRTAAYTVAGGTAGVAGAMWAILHHGVAPSAFTDASSLLLLTLVLLGGRGSVTGPVAAALGMSVLTGLLGGYGTIVSFFAPIVLIFVLIKHPSGLNEQITVAGSALRALTARLGHRFRDNGPPAAEAYATARTPSCPAKDTGNEVPPAGPPPPKDAPVALRCSEVDVTFGGLVAVGAASLEVRTGEVLALVGPNGAGKTTLLNALSGHRHPDSGTVWLAERDITRTPAHRRAMLGLRRTFQTGGHLPAEPGFEHLRLGTHVRRGMSGDEVVDRVTQQLGLSRADLETPVAGLSAGTARLIEIGMAMAVPSQVLLLDEPTVGLTPDERRQLADTLRALAADGLAIVLVDHDTAFIRRVAHRVVALDAGRIISQGTPEAVFTDAVFVTAYLGSSEALV, encoded by the coding sequence ATGATCCGCACCCGTAGACTCCGAAACGTCGTCACGCCCGTCACGATCTTCGCCTTGCTGCTCGCAGCCTGCTGGTTGCTCGCTGCGCAGGGCAACACCTATGTGGTCTACCTGTACGGCCTTGGCCTGGTCTACGCCACGGCCGCGCTCGGGCTGCACCTGCTCGTCAACGACTGCGGAGACATCTCCCTGGCACAGGGCAGTCAGGTGGCGCTCGGCGCCTTCGTCGGGGCGCAGCTGTTCCCTTTGGTGTCCGGACCACTTGGAGCTGTACTGCTCCTGGCCGGAGCGGTCCTGGCCGGGGCGCTGGCCGGGGCGATTGTCTCGATTCCCATGCTTAAGCTGCGTGGGATTGCGGTCGCCGTGGTCACCCTGCTGCTCAACGCCGCGATCTTTCATTTCGTGCTGCGGTTTCCCGATTTCGTCGGCGGGTCAGGAGGGCTGCGGCTGCGCTCCGCTGACTGGTTGCCCCGCACCGACATCGATGCGGTCGTTTTGTTGACGGTGCTCACCGTAGTCGTCGTGCTTGTCGTGCAGGCGCTTCGTCGCGGTCGGTTCGGACTCGGGCTAAGGGCCATCCGGGCCAACGAGAAACTCGCCCGCTCAGCCGGTGTTCCGGTGTCGTGGTATCGGACGGCCGCCTACACGGTGGCTGGGGGCACCGCCGGCGTCGCGGGCGCGATGTGGGCGATCTTGCACCACGGGGTCGCACCATCGGCGTTCACCGACGCCTCATCGCTACTGCTGCTTACGCTCGTGTTGCTGGGGGGCCGAGGCAGCGTCACAGGGCCGGTCGCCGCCGCCCTCGGTATGAGCGTGCTGACCGGACTGCTGGGCGGTTACGGCACCATCGTCTCCTTCTTCGCGCCGATAGTACTGATCTTCGTGCTGATCAAGCATCCCAGCGGCCTCAATGAGCAGATCACGGTGGCGGGAAGTGCCCTGCGGGCGCTGACCGCGAGACTTGGCCACCGCTTTCGCGACAACGGACCACCGGCCGCCGAGGCGTATGCCACGGCGCGGACCCCCAGTTGCCCCGCCAAAGACACCGGCAACGAGGTGCCGCCCGCAGGCCCGCCCCCACCGAAAGACGCACCCGTGGCGCTGCGCTGCTCCGAGGTGGACGTCACCTTCGGCGGGCTGGTCGCGGTGGGCGCGGCATCTCTCGAGGTGCGAACAGGCGAGGTACTGGCGCTCGTCGGACCCAACGGAGCAGGCAAGACCACCCTGCTGAACGCGCTCAGCGGGCATCGCCATCCTGATTCCGGCACGGTCTGGCTAGCCGAACGCGACATCACCAGGACACCCGCGCATCGTCGCGCGATGCTCGGGCTGCGCCGCACGTTCCAGACCGGCGGCCACCTGCCCGCGGAACCGGGTTTCGAGCACCTGCGCCTAGGTACGCACGTGCGCCGCGGCATGTCCGGCGACGAGGTCGTGGACAGGGTCACGCAGCAGCTGGGACTCTCCCGGGCCGACCTTGAGACACCCGTAGCCGGGCTGTCCGCAGGCACTGCGAGACTTATCGAGATCGGCATGGCAATGGCCGTTCCCAGTCAGGTGCTCTTACTGGACGAGCCCACGGTTGGACTGACCCCGGACGAAAGGCGGCAGCTGGCCGACACGCTGCGGGCACTGGCGGCTGACGGACTGGCAATCGTGCTCGTCGACCACGACACAGCGTTCATCCGCAGGGTTGCGCACCGGGTCGTCGCACTCGATGCCGGCCGGATCATCTCGCAGGGCACGCCCGAAGCCGTGTTCACCGACGCGGTTTTCGTCACCGCGTACCTGGGATCATCGGAGGCTCTCGTATGA
- a CDS encoding AMP-binding protein, producing MTPEHRIETFRADYDSASACAARFLCDIHPADRIAFTIVDSYLSGRDVTYGELADQSRRFAAALTDLGVGPGDRVATLMGKSLELVVALLGIWRCGAVHVPLFTAFAESTAVARVRTCGAKVIVCDMAQRPKLASVTASRVIVAAEVNEYERPHGSDLIFAELQRSYRPEDATTFVGGGDAVLVQLYTSGTTGLPKGVPLPIKALAAIRTYVEYGLDVHRDDVYWNAADTGWGYGLFYGLLGPLTAGMSNLLLRSSFSPELTWRVMSRYQVTNFAAAPTVFRALRGCPSPSGERLALRRLSSAGEPLTADVVEWSRKTFGVEVRDHYGQTEHGMVIVNGWHPDVRGPLKPGSMGQPMPGWTTSVLWPDRDEIAPPGTPGRIAIDVPGSPLFWFPGYVDAPEATAERFSEDGRWYYTGDVGCLDDDGYCFFSARDDDVIIMAGYRIGPFEVESALTTHPDVSEAVVVGVPDNLRGEVVEAFVVPRPGVAPSDALAADLKLLVKQTYAAHAYPRKVHFLPELPKGPSGKIQRSLLRTRRREQLAGSGGA from the coding sequence ATGACGCCCGAGCATCGCATCGAGACGTTTCGTGCCGACTACGACTCCGCATCGGCTTGCGCCGCAAGGTTTCTCTGCGATATCCACCCCGCTGATCGGATCGCCTTCACCATTGTCGACAGCTATCTGAGCGGCCGCGACGTGACTTACGGTGAGTTGGCCGACCAGTCACGTCGTTTCGCCGCCGCGCTCACTGACCTGGGGGTCGGGCCGGGCGACCGGGTAGCCACGTTGATGGGCAAATCGCTTGAGCTTGTGGTGGCATTGCTGGGAATCTGGCGGTGCGGCGCAGTGCACGTCCCGCTGTTCACCGCCTTCGCCGAGTCGACTGCAGTGGCGCGAGTCCGAACGTGCGGTGCCAAGGTGATCGTCTGCGATATGGCGCAGCGCCCCAAACTGGCATCGGTGACCGCATCGCGTGTCATCGTCGCCGCAGAGGTGAACGAGTACGAAAGGCCGCACGGCAGCGACCTGATTTTCGCCGAGCTGCAGCGCTCCTACCGGCCGGAGGATGCCACCACGTTCGTCGGCGGGGGTGACGCCGTACTGGTCCAGCTCTATACGTCCGGCACGACAGGCTTGCCCAAAGGCGTCCCCTTGCCGATCAAGGCGCTCGCGGCGATCCGCACGTACGTCGAGTACGGCCTCGATGTACACCGTGACGACGTGTACTGGAACGCCGCGGACACCGGCTGGGGATACGGCCTTTTCTACGGTCTGCTCGGCCCGTTGACGGCAGGCATGAGCAACCTGTTGCTGCGGTCGTCGTTCTCCCCTGAGCTGACTTGGCGGGTGATGTCCCGCTACCAGGTCACCAATTTCGCGGCCGCTCCCACGGTGTTCCGCGCATTGCGTGGCTGCCCCAGCCCATCCGGTGAACGACTCGCACTACGCCGCCTATCCTCGGCGGGCGAGCCGCTTACCGCCGATGTGGTCGAATGGTCGCGAAAAACTTTCGGTGTCGAGGTCCGCGACCACTACGGACAGACAGAGCACGGCATGGTGATCGTCAACGGATGGCATCCCGACGTGCGGGGACCGTTGAAACCGGGTTCGATGGGACAGCCGATGCCTGGCTGGACCACCAGCGTCCTGTGGCCGGATCGCGACGAAATCGCGCCACCTGGCACACCGGGCCGTATCGCGATCGACGTTCCTGGCAGTCCGTTGTTCTGGTTCCCCGGTTATGTGGACGCGCCGGAGGCGACCGCGGAACGGTTCAGCGAGGACGGACGCTGGTATTACACCGGCGACGTCGGGTGCCTCGACGATGATGGCTACTGCTTCTTCTCCGCGCGTGACGACGACGTCATCATCATGGCCGGCTACCGGATCGGCCCCTTTGAGGTCGAAAGCGCGCTCACGACGCACCCCGACGTGTCCGAGGCGGTCGTGGTGGGCGTCCCGGACAACCTGCGCGGCGAGGTGGTCGAAGCATTCGTCGTACCGCGTCCCGGTGTGGCTCCTTCGGATGCCCTCGCCGCGGACCTCAAACTCCTCGTCAAGCAAACCTATGCTGCCCACGCGTATCCACGCAAGGTCCATTTCCTCCCCGAATTACCGAAGGGGCCGAGCGGCAAGATCCAGCGCTCGTTGCTGCGGACACGGCGCCGCGAGCAACTGGCTGGCAGCGGTGGTGCGTGA
- a CDS encoding SDR family NAD(P)-dependent oxidoreductase: MRIENAVALVTGASSGLGEATARALAEAGARVVLLDRDADSGQAVADSIDGKFVHVDITDRTEVAEAVNAAADLGPLRVAVNCAGVGDGCRVVDRKGRPHDLALFERIVAINLTGSFNVLRLAAAAMASLAATEDGERGIVVNTASIAGLEGQTGQAAYAASKGGIVGLTLAAARDLGPHGVRVVTIAPGIFGTAMVGLLPLATRADLLENLAFPPRTGHPEEFADLVLSAVRNPYLNGETIRLDGGLRMTNR; encoded by the coding sequence ATGCGGATCGAGAACGCGGTGGCGCTCGTAACTGGGGCGTCCTCGGGTCTGGGTGAGGCGACCGCGCGGGCATTGGCTGAAGCCGGGGCCAGGGTCGTGTTGCTGGACCGCGATGCCGATTCCGGACAAGCGGTCGCCGACTCCATCGACGGCAAGTTCGTCCACGTGGACATCACCGATCGGACCGAGGTGGCCGAGGCGGTGAATGCCGCGGCCGATCTGGGGCCGCTCCGCGTCGCGGTCAACTGTGCCGGTGTCGGCGACGGCTGCCGGGTGGTCGACCGCAAGGGCAGACCACACGATCTCGCCCTGTTCGAGCGGATTGTCGCGATCAACCTGACCGGGTCTTTCAACGTGCTGCGCCTGGCGGCCGCGGCGATGGCCTCGCTCGCCGCTACCGAGGACGGTGAGCGAGGCATCGTGGTGAACACAGCGTCCATCGCTGGTCTCGAAGGCCAGACGGGCCAGGCCGCCTACGCAGCCTCCAAGGGCGGAATCGTCGGGCTCACCCTCGCCGCGGCGCGGGATCTGGGTCCGCACGGCGTGCGGGTGGTGACCATCGCGCCGGGTATCTTCGGAACAGCCATGGTGGGGTTGCTTCCTCTCGCCACGCGTGCCGACCTCCTGGAGAATCTCGCCTTCCCGCCGCGTACCGGTCATCCGGAGGAGTTCGCCGATCTTGTGCTGAGCGCCGTGCGTAACCCGTATCTCAACGGAGAGACGATCCGCCTCGACGGCGGGCTGCGCATGACCAACCGCTGA
- a CDS encoding ATP-binding cassette domain-containing protein, with translation MLGPLDFALGTAGTLALVGPNGVGKSTLLKTLAGVLRPLAGELTFRGDPVGAAPVYVHARNGLVLVGEHRANVLRGLTVAENLDLAAGRRPAAAFDAFAVFPQLGERRRRHAGTLSGGELQMLALAMALALGPRCLLLDEPSAGLAPIVLADVRTALDELAGQSSMVIAEQRPDVVRGLCDRVAVVAGGRLSYLERGADLSRGALGAAYFT, from the coding sequence GTGCTCGGCCCGCTCGATTTCGCACTGGGCACCGCGGGCACGCTGGCGCTTGTCGGACCCAACGGCGTCGGCAAGAGCACACTGCTGAAGACACTCGCCGGAGTCCTGCGCCCGCTGGCCGGTGAGCTCACGTTCCGAGGCGATCCGGTCGGCGCGGCGCCGGTCTACGTCCACGCCCGGAACGGCCTGGTACTTGTCGGCGAACACCGGGCCAATGTGCTGCGCGGCTTGACGGTCGCCGAGAACCTCGACCTTGCCGCCGGGCGCCGCCCGGCAGCTGCCTTCGACGCGTTCGCAGTGTTTCCCCAGCTCGGCGAGCGACGCCGCCGGCATGCGGGCACGCTCTCCGGCGGGGAGTTGCAGATGCTTGCGCTGGCCATGGCACTGGCACTCGGACCACGCTGCCTGCTGCTGGACGAACCATCGGCAGGCCTGGCACCGATCGTGCTCGCCGATGTCCGTACCGCACTCGACGAGCTGGCCGGCCAGTCGAGCATGGTCATCGCCGAACAGAGGCCGGACGTCGTGCGGGGGCTCTGTGACCGCGTCGCGGTGGTCGCAGGGGGCAGGCTCAGCTATCTCGAGCGAGGCGCGGACTTGTCGAGGGGAGCGCTCGGTGCCGCCTACTTCACGTGA